Proteins encoded within one genomic window of Aurantiacibacter spongiae:
- a CDS encoding glycoside hydrolase family 16 protein, which translates to MFARFATAALGFAALAACQTVQTPGTASSAPMRADRPLLFADEFDTGTLDREKWNVVGPDFWVNNEQQAYIDDPATVRFTGTSLLLTPQFREDYPTPDGRQPDFVSGRINTRGHFDFTYGRAEARIRMPDAVGAWPAFWLLGNGRWPQTGEIDIMEYVGEKDWVGVAVHGDGYSGETPIVNRWYFAPGTDATDWHDYAVEWTPEEIRFEVDGRTTYVATHRMIENYGTWNFDTPKFVILNFALGGAYPEKNNLVAQPYPGLPPETVERVKAGELAMEVDWVRVWGPPAR; encoded by the coding sequence ATGTTCGCCAGATTTGCCACCGCCGCGCTGGGTTTTGCAGCGCTCGCCGCCTGTCAGACGGTACAAACGCCCGGCACCGCCTCGTCGGCGCCAATGCGCGCCGACCGCCCGCTGCTTTTCGCCGACGAGTTCGATACGGGGACGCTCGACCGGGAAAAGTGGAACGTCGTCGGCCCCGATTTCTGGGTCAACAACGAACAGCAGGCCTATATCGACGATCCCGCCACGGTCCGCTTCACCGGCACCAGCCTGTTGCTGACGCCGCAATTCCGGGAGGACTACCCCACGCCCGACGGCCGACAGCCGGATTTCGTCTCGGGCCGGATCAACACGCGCGGCCATTTCGATTTCACCTATGGCCGGGCGGAGGCCCGCATCCGCATGCCCGATGCGGTCGGGGCGTGGCCGGCCTTCTGGCTGCTTGGCAACGGGCGCTGGCCGCAGACGGGCGAGATCGACATCATGGAATATGTCGGGGAAAAAGACTGGGTCGGCGTCGCGGTGCACGGCGATGGCTATTCGGGCGAGACGCCCATCGTCAACCGCTGGTACTTCGCACCCGGCACCGATGCGACCGACTGGCACGACTACGCCGTCGAATGGACCCCCGAGGAGATCCGTTTCGAGGTCGACGGACGCACCACCTACGTCGCGACGCACAGGATGATCGAGAATTACGGCACGTGGAATTTCGACACGCCCAAGTTCGTGATCCTCAATTTCGCGCTGGGCGGCGCCTATCCCGAAAAGAACAACCTCGTCGCGCAGCCCTATCCCGGCCTGCCGCCGGAGACGGTAGAGCGCGTGAAGGCGGGCGAACTGGCGATGGAGGTGGACTGGGTGCGCGTCTGGGGCCCGCCGGCGCGGTAG